Sequence from the Desulfobacterales bacterium genome:
CCTTCCTGGGTGCGGTGCGCCTCGTCCACCATCACGATGATGTTCGAGCGGTCGTTCAGGCATCCATCCGCTTCCCCGAATTTGTTAATGGTAGTGATGATGATCTTGCGCGTATCCGTTGCCAGCAGGGTTTTCAGTTCCTGCCGGGTCGCGGCCCCAACCATGTTCGGAATATCGGCGGCGTTGAAGGTGGCAGTGATCTGGGTATCCAGGTCGATACGGTCCACTACGATCATGACCGTTGGGTTACCAAGATTTCGGTGCATCCTCAGTTTCTGCGCGGCAAAGGCCATCAAAAGGGATTTGCCCGAGCCCTGGAAATGCCAGATCAGGCCCTTTTTCGGATAGCCCTTGACCACACGGGCCACCAGCAGGTTGGCGGCTTCATACTGCTGATACCGACAAATGATCTTGATGCGCCGGTGCTTTTTGTCAGTGGCGAACAGGGTGAAATTCTGAAGGATGTCCAGCACGATCTCCGGGCGCAACATGGCCCGGATGGAACGCTGCACATCGGCCAGACTGCCTTCGGACTTGTTATCAGCTTCGTGCCAGGGCCCCCAGATATCGATGGACATGCGCACCGAGCCGTAACGGTAGCACTTGCCCTCAGTGGCGAATGAAAACACATTGGGCACAAACATCTGCGGCACGCACTGCTCATAGCCGTTGTGGATGTCGCTGGCTCCGTCCACCCAGGTGACCGCCGGACGCACCGGGGTCTTGGCTTCGCCGATCGCCAGAGGAATGCCGTTGACCAGAAGCACAATATCAAACCGGCGGCCGCCTTCCTTGACCGGGTAGACCCACTGACTGGTCACCACGTAGTCGTTATTGCTCAAGGTCTCAAAATCGATCAGCCGAACAGGCCTATGTTCGCCGCGTTCGCCAAAGGGCATGGATTTTTCACCCCGCAGCCATTCGGCAAGCAGCTCGTTGGCCCGCACCAGCCCTTCGCTCTGCACGCTCAGTGAAATGGCCCGCAGCCGATAAAGCACCTCATCCGCGCAGTCCGGATGGGCCTTGATTTCCGGATTCAGGCGAATCAGTGCATCGCGAACCATGGATTCCACCAGCACATCGGAATGCTGGCGTGGAAGCTGATCAGCGGCTATAAATCTCCATTTTAGAGATGACGGTCCATACGGTGCCAGAGGCTCTGCAATAATGTTTTCGGTCCTTTTTTCGCAAAGCGTATCGAGAACCATCTGTTCAACGGTATTTTCTTCGGTGAAACAGGCGCTCATTTTTTTTGCCATTTTTTACCCCGAATGAGAGGGAAAAATTAATATGATTTCTTTTATTATATTTTTTGCACGTGAAACTATAATATAAAAAGCCATGTTTATTTTCCATCCACGAAAATATCAATATACCGCCAGAAAAGAAAATTTCTGTTCCGGTGGTAACCGGTAATTTCCTGGAGGATGCCCATTTCAACCAAGGTGGAAATGAGACTGTTTGCTGGAACATACTTAATGTTTAACAAATGCATGGCCTTGTTCACGGTAATCGTCGGTGTCCCATAAAGATACATAATCAGCTGACGGGCATTTTCCGCTCGGCGTCCCAGTTTGACCACCTCATGATCCAATTCCTGACGGAGCGCAAGAATCCGCTGAAAGGTTTGCTTACCACTTTTCGCGGTTTCAATCACCGCCTGAAGAAAGAACCGGACCCAATGCCCGATATCATTGGACTCACGCACCCTGGTCAAGGTGTCATAGTAGGCCCCTCGATGCTTCTCCAGATGGGCGGAGAGATAAAGGGACGGCTTGCTGAGCAACCCGTGGCTGACCAGATAGAGGGTAATCAGCAGCCGACCAATCCGGCCGTTGCCGTCCAGGAAGGGATGGATTGTCTCAAACTGGTAATGACTCAACGCGCAGCGTACCAGATGAGGAACCTGAATATTCTCATTATGCCAGAAAGCTTCCAGGTCTGTGAGCAGATCCGACATATCCTCATGGTGGGGAGGGATATAGGCTGCGTCGACAAGGCCGGAGCCACCGATCCAATTCTGACTGCGCCGAAATTCCCCCGGCGTTTTCCGATCCCCACGGACGCCGGACATGAGGATTTCATGGGTATCGCGTAAGAGCCGCAGAGAAAGTGGCAGCTCTTTTAATTCATCAATGGCCGTGTTCATGGCCCGGACATAATTTTGCACCTCTCGCCAGTCATCCCGGCGTTCCGGAGAAATAGACTCCTCGTCCAGTACGGCCTCGTCCATCTCCGTTCGGGTACCCTCGATCCGGCTTGAGGTATTTGCCTCCTTGATCATGTGCATACGGATGAACAGATCCACATCCGGAACAATCAGGGTAAAGGCATTGAGTTCGCCCAAAGCCCTGGTGGCCTTTTCCAGCAGCACATTGATGCGCGGATCTTCCCAGGACCAGCCATGGTTGATGGGGGCCGGCTGGAAGCTCTTATACTGATACTGCTGCTTGTTGCTACCGGATTGAAACTCTTCAAATTTCATGAAACGACTCCACAATATTTACCCACCGCAACCATACTGCCCGACAACTGTCGCACTGTGTCGAGAACTATCCGTTTGACGGTGTTTATTTCGTTAAACAAGGGCGACCTCCATTTCAGTATATCAAGTCATC
This genomic interval carries:
- a CDS encoding Fic family protein, which gives rise to MKFEEFQSGSNKQQYQYKSFQPAPINHGWSWEDPRINVLLEKATRALGELNAFTLIVPDVDLFIRMHMIKEANTSSRIEGTRTEMDEAVLDEESISPERRDDWREVQNYVRAMNTAIDELKELPLSLRLLRDTHEILMSGVRGDRKTPGEFRRSQNWIGGSGLVDAAYIPPHHEDMSDLLTDLEAFWHNENIQVPHLVRCALSHYQFETIHPFLDGNGRIGRLLITLYLVSHGLLSKPSLYLSAHLEKHRGAYYDTLTRVRESNDIGHWVRFFLQAVIETAKSGKQTFQRILALRQELDHEVVKLGRRAENARQLIMYLYGTPTITVNKAMHLLNIKYVPANSLISTLVEMGILQEITGYHRNRNFLFWRYIDIFVDGK
- a CDS encoding type I restriction endonuclease gives rise to the protein MAKKMSACFTEENTVEQMVLDTLCEKRTENIIAEPLAPYGPSSLKWRFIAADQLPRQHSDVLVESMVRDALIRLNPEIKAHPDCADEVLYRLRAISLSVQSEGLVRANELLAEWLRGEKSMPFGERGEHRPVRLIDFETLSNNDYVVTSQWVYPVKEGGRRFDIVLLVNGIPLAIGEAKTPVRPAVTWVDGASDIHNGYEQCVPQMFVPNVFSFATEGKCYRYGSVRMSIDIWGPWHEADNKSEGSLADVQRSIRAMLRPEIVLDILQNFTLFATDKKHRRIKIICRYQQYEAANLLVARVVKGYPKKGLIWHFQGSGKSLLMAFAAQKLRMHRNLGNPTVMIVVDRIDLDTQITATFNAADIPNMVGAATRQELKTLLATDTRKIIITTINKFGEADGCLNDRSNIIVMVDEAHRTQEG